One genomic segment of Gemmatimonadota bacterium includes these proteins:
- a CDS encoding dual specificity protein phosphatase family protein translates to MLRNFTWVIPRRLAGMALPTSAYRTRAGGLTDRALERDLMSLKALGVSTVVSLTREPLHEETLDHCGLRCLHVPVEDMTAPSPEQIRRAVQYIDEHIDQGGVVVHCMAGIGRTGTVLAGYLVWRGSTPEAAIAEIRNNRPGSVETFDQESSIFQFAESMAEYGA, encoded by the coding sequence ATGCTTAGAAACTTCACCTGGGTCATCCCCCGGCGCCTGGCCGGCATGGCCCTGCCCACGAGTGCGTATCGAACGCGTGCGGGTGGACTGACGGACCGGGCCCTGGAACGGGACCTGATGAGCCTGAAAGCACTGGGCGTGAGCACCGTGGTGTCCCTGACGCGCGAGCCGCTCCACGAGGAGACGCTGGACCACTGCGGTCTCCGTTGCCTGCACGTTCCCGTGGAGGACATGACGGCGCCTTCTCCGGAACAGATTCGCAGGGCTGTCCAATATATAGATGAACATATAGATCAGGGCGGCGTGGTCGTGCACTGCATGGCGGGCATAGGCCGGACCGGAACCGTGCTGGCCGGGTATCTCGTCTGGCGGGGGTCCACGCCGGAAGCCGCCATAGCGGAAATCAGAAACAATCGGCCCGGGTCGGTCGAGACCTTCGACCAGGAATCGTCGATCTTTCAATTCGCCGAGTCCATGGCCGAGTACGGCGCGTAA